In Prunus dulcis chromosome 1, ALMONDv2, whole genome shotgun sequence, the following are encoded in one genomic region:
- the LOC117623284 gene encoding ubiquitin-conjugating enzyme E2 2-like, giving the protein MSTPARKRLMRDFKRLQQDPPAGISGAPQNNNIMLWNAVIFGPDDTPWDGGTFKLTLQFTEDYPNKPPTVRFVSRMFHPNIYADGSICLDILQNQWSPIYDVAAILTSIQSLLCDPNPNSPANSEAARMFSENKREYNRRVREIVEQSWTAD; this is encoded by the exons ATGTCGACTCCTGCGAGGAAGAGACTGATGAGGGATTTCAAGAGGTTGCAACAGGACCCCCCTGCCGGTATAAGTGGTGCTCCtcaaaacaataatattatgCTTTGGAATGCTGTTATATTTGG TCCTGATGACACCCCATGGGATGGAG GTACGTTTAAGTTGACACTTCAATTCACAGAGGATTATCCAAATAAGCCACCAACAGTGCGTTTTGTTTCTCGGATGTTTCATCCAAATA TTTATGCAGATGGAAGCATTTGCTTGGACATCCTACAGAATCAGTGGAGTCCTATCTATGATGTAGCAGCTATACTTACCTCCATCCAG TCATTGCTCTGTGATCCAAACCCAAACTCTCCAGCAAATTCAGAAGCTGCACGGATGTTTAGCGAGAACAAGCGTGAATACAATAGGAGAGTCCGTGAGATTGTTGAGCAGAGTTGGACTGCTGATTAG
- the LOC117623274 gene encoding probable LRR receptor-like serine/threonine-protein kinase At1g14390: MKNFLVSFCSLFLILAIFTPISIGQLTPSESRILFQFQKLLEHPGALQGWTNWTNFCYLPPTPSLKVVCTNNRLTELTVIGNKSSPSHSPKPVSESFVISQQTLSKSFSIDSFFTLLTKLSNLKVLSLVSLGLWGPLPAKINRFWSLEELNISSNFIYGQIPASLSSMKNLRSIVLADNLFNGSVPDLKSLAALEEINLGNNHLGPGFPSLGNSLVSIILRNNSMRSEIPPTLRNFDLLQKLDISSNKFVGPIPAFVFSLPSIQYLILAQNQLSGALSNNATCNGKLQVVDISQNLLIGKLPSCIGTKSLNRTVLDSWNCLSGGKSKYQHPYSFCHKEALAVKPPAKTQEQESKIKLGLLLGVIGGVVCGAAVIGLLILVIIKRAGQNREDKFDRSMVEKIYVRSSPKPNIDARRVPQMMRLPTLGLPPYRVFTLEEIDDATDNFDAANLMGEGSQGQVYKGWLRDGLLVQVKSVKLKQKQLPQNLNQSMEALSKLRHRHLVSLLGHCTVTYQDHPTTASTVFIVLENISNGSLVDHLTDWRKKEWLKWPQRMAVTIGIARGVQFLHTGVAPGIFGNNLKIENILLDESVSAKISNYNLPLPFQIGSESPLNGQDISSSKPHLNSAEAEKEDIYQLGIILLQVLTGRLIKSASELDELKIQLEKGLIEGPSKLRGLMDSSIQGSFAYQSLKTAIEITVNCLSRDPSKRPSIDNVLWNLQYSIQVQEGWTSSGNLSAQM; the protein is encoded by the exons ATGAAGAATTTCTTGGTTTCTTTCTGTTCGTTGTTTCTCATTCTAGCCATTTTCACTCCAATTTCGATTGGGCAGTTAACTCCAAGTGAGAGCCGAattcttttccaatttcagAAGCTTCTTGAACACCCTGGAGCTCTTCAAGGATGGACAAATTGGACCAACTTCTGTTACCTCCCTCCCACACCTTCTCTCAAGGTTGTCTGTACAAATAATCGTCTAACCGAATTAACTGTCATTGGAAACAAAAGCTCCCCTTCTCACAGCCCAAAACCAGTTTCAGAGAGTTTTGTGATTTCTCAGCAGACCCTGTCCAAAAGCTTTTCCATTGATTCTTTCTTCACACTTCTCACAAAGCTTTCCAACTTGAAAGTGCTTTCCTTGGTGTCACTGGGTTTGTGGGGTCCATTGCCAGCCAAGATCAACAGGTTCTGGTCACTCGAGGAGCTCAACATTAGCTCAAATTTCATTTATGGGCAGATTCCTGCATCCCTCAGTTCAATGAAGAATCTCAGAAGCATAGTTTTGGCTGACAATTTGTTCAATGGGAGTGTGCCAGATCTTAAAAGCTTAGCtgctcttgaagaaatcaatttgGGTAACAACCACCTAGGACCTGGATTTCCTTCATTGGGAAATAGTCTTGTAAGTATCATTCTGAGAAACAATTCCATGAGATCTGAGATTCCTCCAACATTGAGGAACTTTGATCTGCTTCAGAAATTAGACATCTCTTCCAACAAATTTGTGGGGCCAATCCCTGCTTTCGTGTTCTCTCTGCCTTCAATTCAGTACCTCATTCTGGCTCAAAACCAACTAAGTGGTGCTCTCTCAAACAATGCAACCTGCAATGGGAAGCTCCAAGTTGTTGATATTTCTCAAAACCTTTTGATAGGGAAACTACCATCTTGCATTGGAACAAAGTCTTTGAACAGAACTGTTCTTGATTCATGGAACTGTTTGTCTGGTGGGAAGTCAAAGTATCAGCATCCATATTCATTTTGCCACAAGGAAGCACTGGCTGTTAAGCCTCCAGCTAAAACTCAAGAGCAGGAGTCAAAAATAAAGCTAGGCCTTTTACTTGGTGTCATTGGTGGTGTTGTGTGTGGTGCTGCAGTCATTGGGTTGCTGATTTTGGTCATTATCAAAAGGGCAGGACAGAACAGAGAAGATAAATTTGACAGATCCATGGTTGAGAAAATTTATGTTCGAAGCTCCCCAAAGCCGAACATCGATGCAA GGCGTGTGCCCCAGATGATGAGGTTACCAACACTTGGGCTCCCACCATATCGTGTCTTTACATTGGAAGAAATTGATGATGCAACAGACAATTTCGATGCCGCAAATTTGATGGGAGAAGGATCTCAGGGACAG GTCTACAAAGGCTGGCTCAGAGATGGTTTACTGGTACAAGTGAAATCTGTGAAATTAAAGCAGAAGCAGTTGCCCCAAAACTTGAACCAGAGCATGGAAGCCTTGTCAAAGCTGAGGCATAGGCATTTGGTCAGCCTTCTTGGACACTGCACTGTCACTTATCAGGACCATCCAACTACAGCTAGCACTGTATTTATTGTTCTTGAGAACATCTCAAATGGCTCTTTGGTGGACCATCTCACTG ATTGGAGAAAGAAGGAATGGCTGAAATGGCCACAGAGAATGGCTGTTACCATTGGCATTGCAAGGGGGGTCCAGTTCTTGCACACAGGGGTTGCACCTGGCATCTTTGGAAATAATTTGAAGATAGAGAACATATTGTTGGATGAGAGTGTTTCTGCTAAAATCAGTAACTATAATCTTCCATTGCCGTTTCAG ATTGGTTCAGAGAGCCCTCTTAATGGACAGGATATTAGCAGCAGTAAACCTCATCTAAACAG TGCCGAAGCTGAGAAGGAAGATATTTATCAGCTGGGGATTATTCTACTTCAAGTTCTTACTGGTAGATTGATCAAATCAGCTAGTGAATTGGATGAGCTAAAGATTCAG TTAGAAAAAGGCTTAATAGAAGGACCATCAAAACTAAGAGGGCTCATGGATTCGTCGATACAGGGAAGTTTTGCGTATCAGTCATTGAAGACCGCCATCGAAATCACCGTCAATTGTCTGAGCAGAGATCCAAGCAAGCGTCCTTCCATAGATAATGTTCTCTGGAACTTGCAGTATTCAATTCAAGTTCAAGAGGGATGGACCAGCAGCGGCAACCTTAGCGCTCAGATGTAG